The Brevibacillus brevis genome contains a region encoding:
- a CDS encoding ABC transporter substrate-binding protein, whose protein sequence is MKVAKRLTSVGLTLLMAFSLAACSSTPQQASTDSTPQPATPTTTEPAQPAAEKIKLVYARGKDATDSTKKLVEAFQKANPNIEVEIREMPADSGQSHDQYVTMFSAQSSEIDVFDLDVIWPAEFAQAGYLLPLDRLMEQDGIETGKYIKGAMDAGNFGGQQWTMPKFIDAGLLFYRKDLVAEAPKTWDDLIAQAKATKGKGGTKFGYLMQAKQYEGLVCNFVEFSASYGGKILDEQGKVAVNNPATIKGLKKMIEVVKSDFVPTNITTFMEPESHTAFLEGQAPFIRNWPYQFALAQDQTQSKIVDQVGIAPLPAGDAGSAAALGGWMGGINKFSKHPKEAWEFLKFMTGPEGQKISAVEGGLAPTYLPAYEDADVQKASPLFANKDFVDGVSAAVSRPTTPIYPKISEVIQIEVSKALAGQQTAEQAVQNMETQMNDLMKK, encoded by the coding sequence ATGAAAGTTGCGAAAAGACTTACATCCGTTGGACTTACCTTATTAATGGCCTTCTCATTGGCAGCATGTTCCTCTACACCTCAGCAAGCCTCTACGGATTCGACCCCACAGCCAGCGACACCTACCACGACAGAGCCAGCACAACCCGCAGCCGAAAAAATCAAACTCGTCTACGCACGTGGGAAAGACGCGACGGATTCCACCAAAAAGCTCGTCGAAGCCTTCCAAAAAGCCAATCCGAATATCGAAGTAGAAATCCGTGAGATGCCTGCCGATTCCGGGCAGAGTCATGATCAATACGTGACAATGTTTAGTGCGCAATCCTCCGAGATCGATGTATTTGACCTGGACGTTATCTGGCCGGCTGAGTTCGCACAAGCGGGTTATCTCCTGCCGCTCGATCGCCTGATGGAACAGGACGGGATCGAAACCGGAAAATATATCAAAGGGGCTATGGATGCCGGGAACTTTGGCGGTCAGCAATGGACCATGCCAAAGTTTATCGACGCGGGTCTCTTGTTTTATCGCAAAGATCTCGTAGCCGAAGCACCAAAGACGTGGGATGATCTGATTGCCCAAGCAAAAGCAACGAAGGGCAAGGGAGGCACGAAGTTCGGCTACTTGATGCAAGCCAAGCAATATGAAGGATTGGTTTGCAACTTTGTCGAGTTCAGTGCATCGTACGGTGGAAAAATTTTGGATGAACAAGGCAAAGTAGCGGTCAACAATCCGGCTACGATCAAAGGGTTGAAAAAAATGATCGAAGTCGTCAAATCCGATTTCGTCCCAACCAATATCACCACATTCATGGAGCCGGAATCACACACCGCATTCCTCGAGGGGCAGGCACCTTTTATCCGCAACTGGCCATACCAGTTCGCGTTGGCGCAGGATCAGACCCAGTCCAAAATCGTTGATCAAGTCGGGATCGCTCCACTGCCAGCAGGCGATGCAGGCTCCGCAGCAGCACTCGGCGGTTGGATGGGCGGAATCAACAAGTTCTCGAAGCACCCGAAAGAAGCATGGGAATTCCTCAAATTCATGACAGGTCCAGAGGGTCAGAAAATATCCGCTGTAGAAGGTGGGCTCGCACCAACCTACCTGCCAGCCTACGAAGATGCCGATGTTCAAAAAGCCAGTCCGTTGTTTGCCAACAAAGATTTCGTCGATGGCGTAAGCGCTGCAGTATCTCGTCCAACGACTCCGATCTATCCAAAAATTTCGGAAGTGATCCAGATCGAGGTGTCCAAAGCACTCGCAGGGCAGCAAACAGCCGAGCAAGCGGTGCAAAACATGGAAACACAGATGAACGATTTGATGAAAAAATAA
- a CDS encoding Gfo/Idh/MocA family protein yields the protein MTNRRKWKIGIIGAGGITEAHLEAIKEEPRAEVVAIADISAEMASYRAKRHDIPQVFTEYETMLQESDTDAIIVCVPNYLHAEATKSALAAGKHLLCEKPMAMNAQEAEDMIEAAKKADKILMVAQNNRFRSDSLQVKTWLKEGKLGNIYHAKTGWVRRNGIPGWGSWFTQKEWAGGGPLIDIGVHMLDLTLWLLDHPKPVSVLGQTYAQFGPHKRGLSEWGRIDDNGKFDVEDMAVAMITFENGLSLTLDASWASHIEEENVFLQLYGQEGGASLRLLDNQFRLYHEWNGVTASTEITTKPQKERVLLFRNFIDAIEGKAEVLCTPEQALYINRLIEAIYASAQKGEAVRF from the coding sequence ATGACGAATCGACGCAAATGGAAAATCGGAATCATCGGTGCAGGGGGGATTACAGAAGCACACTTGGAGGCGATCAAGGAAGAGCCGCGAGCAGAGGTAGTTGCCATTGCAGATATTTCCGCAGAAATGGCTTCCTATCGGGCGAAGCGGCATGACATTCCGCAGGTTTTCACCGAATACGAGACGATGCTGCAAGAGTCTGATACGGACGCGATCATTGTTTGTGTCCCGAACTACTTGCATGCAGAAGCAACCAAAAGTGCGCTTGCAGCAGGCAAGCACTTGCTGTGCGAAAAGCCGATGGCGATGAATGCCCAGGAAGCAGAAGATATGATCGAAGCTGCGAAGAAAGCAGACAAAATCCTCATGGTAGCACAAAACAACCGATTCCGAAGCGATTCCCTTCAAGTCAAAACATGGCTGAAGGAAGGAAAGCTAGGGAACATTTATCACGCCAAGACCGGATGGGTCAGACGAAATGGGATTCCAGGATGGGGAAGCTGGTTTACGCAAAAAGAATGGGCAGGCGGCGGTCCGTTGATTGATATCGGCGTACATATGCTCGATTTGACCTTATGGCTCTTGGACCATCCAAAGCCTGTATCCGTCCTCGGGCAAACGTACGCGCAATTCGGGCCTCACAAACGCGGCTTGTCAGAGTGGGGAAGGATCGATGATAACGGGAAGTTTGACGTGGAAGATATGGCAGTGGCGATGATCACCTTTGAGAACGGATTGTCGCTTACGCTCGATGCGAGCTGGGCTTCTCACATCGAAGAGGAAAACGTTTTCCTTCAACTATATGGACAAGAGGGTGGCGCATCCCTTCGTTTATTGGATAACCAATTCAGGCTTTACCACGAGTGGAACGGCGTAACTGCCTCGACAGAAATAACGACAAAGCCTCAAAAAGAACGCGTACTCTTATTCCGTAATTTTATCGACGCCATCGAAGGGAAGGCAGAGGTTCTCTGCACACCGGAACAAGCCTTGTACATCAACAGATTGATCGAAGCCATCTACGCATCTGCACAAAAGGGTGAAGCAGTCCGTTTTTAG
- a CDS encoding sugar phosphate isomerase/epimerase family protein, whose translation MKLGVFTVLFSEKTFEEMLDHVKAAGLEAVEIGTGCYPGNAHCNLDELLESPEKRRAYKKAVEDRGLIISALSCHGNPLTPDKSFAQQSHDTFVKTVQLAEMLEVPVVNCFSGTAGDHEGAKYPSWPVAPWPNEYRDVLHWQWNEKLIPYWREWTAYATEHHVKVALELHGGFLVHTPGTLLKLREQVGEGIGANFDPSHMWWQGIDPVAAIKILGKEKAIYHFHAKDTYIDQEKVNMYGLTDMNSYANLHERAWYFRTVGYGHSQQTWADMMSALRMNGYDYVVSIEHEDAIMSIEEGFQRAVQNLQQVILREPVQNLWWV comes from the coding sequence ATGAAGCTTGGCGTATTTACCGTTCTTTTTAGCGAGAAGACGTTCGAAGAAATGCTGGATCATGTGAAGGCAGCAGGTTTAGAGGCGGTGGAAATCGGAACAGGCTGCTATCCGGGCAATGCGCACTGCAATTTGGATGAGCTGTTGGAAAGTCCAGAAAAAAGACGAGCGTACAAAAAAGCAGTAGAGGATCGGGGATTGATAATCAGCGCACTCAGTTGTCACGGCAACCCGTTGACACCAGACAAAAGCTTTGCGCAGCAGTCCCACGATACGTTTGTGAAAACGGTACAGCTAGCCGAGATGCTGGAGGTGCCTGTGGTCAATTGCTTTTCTGGCACGGCAGGCGACCACGAAGGAGCGAAGTACCCGAGCTGGCCTGTTGCTCCTTGGCCTAATGAGTATCGTGACGTGCTCCATTGGCAATGGAATGAGAAGCTCATCCCGTACTGGCGCGAATGGACTGCGTATGCGACTGAGCATCATGTCAAGGTTGCGTTGGAGCTGCATGGCGGCTTTCTCGTTCACACGCCAGGGACACTGCTAAAGCTGCGGGAACAGGTAGGCGAGGGAATCGGGGCAAACTTCGATCCAAGTCACATGTGGTGGCAAGGGATTGATCCGGTAGCTGCGATCAAAATCTTGGGCAAGGAAAAAGCCATCTATCATTTCCATGCCAAAGACACGTATATCGACCAGGAAAAGGTAAACATGTACGGGCTGACGGATATGAATTCCTACGCCAATTTACATGAACGTGCTTGGTATTTCCGAACCGTAGGCTATGGGCATTCACAGCAGACGTGGGCAGATATGATGAGTGCACTGCGTATGAATGGATACGATTATGTCGTGAGCATCGAGCACGAGGATGCCATCATGTCGATTGAGGAAGGCTTTCAGCGCGCTGTTCAAAACTTGCAGCAAGTCATCTTGCGAGAACCAGTCCAGAATCTATGGTGGGTCTAG
- a CDS encoding LacI family DNA-binding transcriptional regulator, which translates to MPVTIKDIAQLANVSIATVSRVLNNSKPVRPELRERVLKIVQETGFQPNAIARSLVSKETRIIGVMIPDISNNFYSNLIYGIDSVISEYDYSMFLAISDEVVDKELKYLRLFKEKQIDGVIIASIHFLEGNIQTLQEIQVPLVVTGHDLPGYQIPTVNVNNVQASYDATAYLISQGHTKIACISGPLWDPPCGLDRMGGYRKAMRAHDLPIHEGFVVEGEFTAKSGYEAMRRICEEKIRPTAVFVATDLMAVGVLNYLYDHGIRVPEDISVMGFDNLELASLSRPMLTTVHNDPFMYGKAAAEQLLRQIRNEPVERMSTVPHQLVIRQTVSALLE; encoded by the coding sequence ATTCCTGTAACCATTAAAGACATCGCACAACTCGCCAACGTTTCCATCGCGACTGTTTCGCGCGTGCTGAATAATTCCAAGCCAGTCCGTCCAGAGCTGCGAGAAAGAGTCTTGAAAATTGTGCAAGAGACGGGCTTTCAGCCAAATGCGATTGCCAGGAGCTTGGTTAGCAAAGAAACCCGCATCATCGGGGTGATGATTCCCGATATCTCCAACAACTTTTACTCCAATCTCATTTATGGGATCGACAGCGTCATTAGCGAGTACGACTACAGCATGTTCTTGGCGATATCCGACGAAGTGGTTGACAAAGAGCTGAAGTACTTGCGATTGTTCAAAGAAAAACAAATCGATGGTGTCATTATCGCGAGTATTCATTTCCTGGAGGGCAATATCCAGACGCTGCAAGAGATTCAGGTCCCCCTTGTCGTTACCGGCCACGATTTGCCCGGCTATCAGATTCCGACTGTCAACGTCAACAATGTGCAAGCCTCCTATGATGCTACCGCCTACCTCATCTCGCAAGGCCATACAAAAATCGCGTGTATATCTGGGCCACTGTGGGACCCGCCGTGCGGTCTGGATCGCATGGGCGGTTACCGAAAAGCCATGCGGGCACATGATTTGCCCATCCATGAAGGATTCGTTGTGGAAGGAGAATTCACAGCCAAGAGCGGTTACGAAGCCATGCGCCGTATTTGTGAGGAGAAAATTCGTCCGACAGCGGTTTTTGTCGCAACAGACCTGATGGCGGTTGGCGTCCTCAATTACTTGTACGACCATGGCATTCGTGTACCAGAAGACATCTCCGTCATGGGCTTCGACAATTTGGAGCTCGCTTCACTTTCCCGCCCCATGCTCACCACCGTGCACAATGACCCGTTCATGTACGGAAAAGCCGCAGCAGAGCAGTTACTCAGACAAATCCGCAATGAACCCGTAGAGAGAATGAGCACCGTCCCACACCAACTCGTGATTCGCCAAACTGTAAGCGCTTTACTGGAGTGA
- a CDS encoding NAD-dependent epimerase/dehydratase family protein, which produces MNVFLTGITGYVGSVVAEHFQSQGYQVAGLVRSEEKAELLLSKGFTPIFGDLADTTLLTESVKNFDGVIHMAISHTPDMEKLDVAAVQAILKGMEGTGKPFIYTSGTLIYNDTYDNVVDEDSPPHPLPFLQWKVNQEQEVLGAAERNICTIVIRPTLVYGRGGGLVQATIRRTKLSQSANYIDDGQTAWSTIDVDDLARLYECAYLRAQPGSLFNATSKEMITTKELMTSIAKIAGIEKVESWSYEDAAKALGPAAWGASINQRISGLRAEQQLHWSPSANSILKELEEGSYQNNKKP; this is translated from the coding sequence ATGAATGTTTTCCTTACAGGCATAACCGGTTATGTCGGGTCCGTAGTGGCCGAGCATTTTCAGTCCCAGGGGTATCAGGTTGCTGGACTTGTTCGATCGGAAGAGAAAGCGGAGCTGTTGCTCTCGAAAGGATTTACCCCTATTTTTGGCGATCTTGCGGATACCACCCTGTTAACAGAAAGTGTTAAAAATTTCGATGGTGTCATTCATATGGCGATCTCGCACACACCTGATATGGAAAAACTGGACGTTGCAGCGGTTCAGGCAATACTGAAAGGTATGGAAGGCACAGGGAAGCCATTTATTTATACGAGCGGAACGCTGATCTATAACGATACGTACGACAATGTCGTGGATGAGGACTCCCCTCCCCATCCCTTGCCTTTTCTCCAGTGGAAAGTGAACCAGGAGCAGGAGGTGTTAGGAGCTGCCGAGCGCAATATTTGTACAATCGTCATACGTCCAACTCTTGTATACGGTCGCGGAGGTGGACTCGTACAAGCAACGATTCGAAGGACGAAGCTTTCTCAATCAGCCAACTATATCGATGACGGGCAAACGGCATGGTCTACTATCGATGTTGATGACTTGGCGAGACTTTACGAATGCGCTTATTTACGGGCACAGCCAGGCTCATTATTCAATGCAACTTCCAAGGAAATGATTACGACGAAAGAGCTCATGACTTCAATTGCAAAAATAGCTGGGATAGAAAAAGTGGAATCATGGAGCTACGAGGATGCGGCCAAAGCATTAGGCCCAGCCGCTTGGGGGGCGAGCATCAACCAGAGAATATCTGGATTGCGCGCGGAACAACAGCTGCATTGGAGCCCCTCTGCGAACTCGATCCTCAAAGAGCTGGAGGAAGGTTCTTATCAAAACAATAAAAAACCATAG
- a CDS encoding MarR family winged helix-turn-helix transcriptional regulator — translation MSTDHTNSDATIDHTTKELALVFGQLKRIGHVFSPSKDLRQSELNLLVHLTYVSPPGTNGIRVSELGKQLKITSAAVTHVIQSLEQLGFITRTVGPKDRRSILVAPTKEGFDFVAAREEELFNRFQQLHEHLGTDDAQALIRLLTKSIRFLHTYQDSDESQP, via the coding sequence ATGAGTACAGACCATACAAACTCGGATGCTACGATAGATCATACGACGAAAGAGCTGGCTCTCGTATTTGGTCAGTTAAAGCGGATCGGACATGTTTTCAGTCCTTCAAAAGATCTCCGTCAGAGCGAATTGAATTTGCTTGTTCACTTGACCTACGTAAGTCCACCAGGAACGAACGGCATCAGAGTTTCCGAGCTAGGCAAGCAGTTGAAAATAACATCAGCAGCTGTGACGCATGTCATTCAATCACTCGAACAGCTTGGGTTTATCACCCGTACAGTGGGACCCAAGGATCGACGCTCCATTCTCGTAGCCCCTACGAAAGAGGGCTTTGATTTTGTGGCAGCGCGGGAGGAAGAGCTGTTTAATCGTTTTCAGCAGCTGCATGAGCATCTTGGTACGGATGATGCGCAGGCACTCATACGCCTCTTAACAAAATCAATCAGATTCCTGCATACCTATCAGGATAGCGATGAATCACAACCATAG
- a CDS encoding serine hydroxymethyltransferase yields MSTVEMKGEVHDSRVLQWARSIIEESPSHRLIQQEIVNAVNRNAIWRGEECLNLLAPEAPTTPIVRQLLASEVGTRAAEGHIGSTQRWFAGTKYIDEIEALCVELLKKVFQANFADHRLVASMIGNMTVYAALTQPGDTIMTIAQPFGGHSSNRVDGPAGIRGLQIVDVPMDPVELTVDLDEFAKVARQVRPKLVTLGASMTLFPFPLKEMAEIVKEWGGRIYFDGAHQLGLIGGGQFQDPLREGACVMTGSAGKTFSGPQSGIIVWNDPELSVPITDAIFPALAATHQVNRVAALAAAAAEFLAFGKEYMAQIVTNAQALGKAFDERGIRVLCAHKGYTRTHQVILDVKEFGGGYEVGKRLAEANIITNKNLIPGDGPEDWDFPSGLRIGTTEVTRFGMKEQEMDMIAELIVSVLSGREKPEVVQPKVIELRRSFSKMQFCFPEQSR; encoded by the coding sequence ATGAGTACGGTTGAAATGAAGGGGGAAGTACATGATTCACGTGTTCTGCAATGGGCGCGATCCATTATTGAAGAGAGTCCGTCCCACCGTCTGATTCAGCAAGAGATCGTGAATGCTGTCAACCGCAATGCGATTTGGAGAGGCGAGGAATGCTTGAATTTGCTCGCACCCGAAGCACCCACCACGCCCATCGTACGGCAACTGCTCGCTTCTGAGGTAGGTACTCGCGCTGCGGAAGGACATATCGGCAGCACGCAGAGATGGTTCGCAGGCACGAAATATATCGATGAAATCGAAGCGTTATGTGTCGAGTTGTTGAAAAAAGTATTCCAAGCCAATTTTGCTGACCATCGCTTGGTAGCGAGCATGATCGGGAACATGACGGTCTACGCGGCGTTAACGCAACCGGGCGATACGATTATGACGATTGCGCAACCGTTTGGGGGGCATTCCAGCAATCGGGTGGACGGGCCTGCTGGCATTCGCGGTTTGCAAATTGTCGATGTGCCAATGGACCCCGTTGAGCTTACCGTTGATCTGGACGAGTTCGCCAAAGTCGCACGGCAAGTTAGGCCAAAGCTCGTTACCCTAGGTGCGTCCATGACTTTATTTCCATTCCCGCTGAAGGAAATGGCTGAGATCGTGAAAGAATGGGGCGGGCGCATTTATTTTGATGGCGCACACCAGTTGGGGTTGATTGGCGGCGGTCAATTTCAGGACCCGTTACGTGAAGGGGCATGTGTGATGACCGGCTCTGCTGGAAAAACGTTTAGTGGCCCACAAAGCGGCATCATCGTCTGGAATGACCCGGAACTGTCGGTACCGATTACAGATGCCATTTTCCCAGCTCTTGCCGCGACACATCAAGTCAACCGGGTAGCGGCACTAGCAGCGGCGGCGGCAGAGTTTTTGGCGTTTGGCAAGGAATACATGGCACAAATTGTGACGAATGCACAAGCACTGGGAAAAGCATTCGATGAACGGGGAATTCGGGTGCTTTGCGCGCACAAAGGCTATACCCGTACACACCAAGTGATATTGGACGTAAAAGAGTTTGGCGGTGGTTACGAGGTAGGGAAGCGATTGGCAGAAGCGAACATCATCACGAACAAAAATTTGATTCCAGGCGACGGGCCAGAGGATTGGGACTTCCCAAGCGGTCTGCGTATCGGGACGACAGAAGTCACTCGCTTTGGCATGAAGGAGCAAGAGATGGACATGATTGCAGAGCTGATTGTAAGCGTGTTGTCAGGCAGGGAAAAGCCCGAGGTTGTCCAGCCAAAGGTGATCGAATTGCGCAGATCGTTTAGCAAGATGCAGTTCTGCTTCCCAGAACAGAGTAGGTAG
- a CDS encoding GntR family transcriptional regulator — translation MDTNLIKQIERPSLREQVYQGLKKAIVMLELKPGQRVNDNELAALFGVSRTPVREALKRLEDEGLIESVPGSLTRVTPLHEKEAKHAFPVVAALHALAARLAMPFESEGIRSLEQWNEKLQEALEQQDVIKAIEADDGFHEVILEAAGNREIYLALERVVPKIRRLEFARFGSLEGVESVEQHRRIIEAIRDNNSQLASSLMEENWINLGRLLTDHSKDE, via the coding sequence ATGGATACAAACCTAATCAAACAAATCGAACGGCCCTCATTACGCGAACAGGTATACCAAGGCTTGAAGAAAGCGATCGTCATGCTAGAGCTAAAGCCAGGACAACGAGTCAACGACAACGAGCTGGCGGCTTTATTTGGCGTGAGTCGAACACCTGTGAGAGAAGCGCTCAAACGGTTGGAGGACGAAGGTCTTATTGAATCCGTTCCGGGCTCTCTAACACGGGTAACACCCTTACATGAAAAGGAGGCGAAGCACGCTTTTCCGGTTGTTGCGGCCTTGCACGCGTTGGCAGCACGATTGGCGATGCCATTTGAATCGGAGGGCATCCGTAGTCTGGAGCAGTGGAATGAAAAGCTGCAGGAAGCACTCGAACAGCAAGATGTGATCAAAGCGATTGAAGCAGATGACGGCTTTCACGAGGTGATCCTCGAGGCTGCGGGCAATCGTGAAATCTACCTGGCACTTGAGCGGGTTGTACCAAAAATTCGGCGTTTGGAATTTGCTCGGTTCGGTTCCTTAGAAGGGGTGGAATCAGTAGAACAGCACCGCAGAATCATCGAAGCGATTCGAGACAACAACAGTCAGCTTGCCTCTTCTTTGATGGAAGAAAACTGGATCAACCTTGGCAGATTGCTTACGGACCATTCCAAAGATGAATAG
- a CDS encoding GNAT family N-acetyltransferase, translating to METLLIKSFTELDNVRLEEAANVFIDSYPEMMTLLSRDRAVLVDFMKPSFATELYYAALWNGKVIGIMAYSTMAQRPLCFDKKRMQKAFGTFKGWVYYCFFSWHFHSPLAVHLDECFIESVATSPESRGKGVATALLNYFFEHLPYRDFHLEVVDTNTNAIRLYQKHGFTIVKSKKQRLFRKQAGFNETYTMKKMLLTK from the coding sequence GTGGAGACGCTGTTGATCAAAAGCTTTACCGAGCTTGATAATGTGCGGCTAGAGGAAGCTGCCAACGTTTTCATCGATAGCTATCCCGAGATGATGACTCTTTTATCGCGGGATCGAGCTGTTCTCGTTGATTTTATGAAACCTTCATTCGCCACCGAGCTCTATTACGCTGCTCTATGGAACGGGAAAGTCATAGGCATTATGGCATACTCAACGATGGCTCAACGTCCTCTCTGCTTTGATAAAAAGCGCATGCAGAAAGCATTTGGTACCTTCAAGGGGTGGGTGTATTATTGCTTTTTTTCCTGGCACTTCCATTCTCCACTTGCTGTGCACCTTGATGAATGTTTTATTGAATCCGTAGCTACGTCACCCGAATCACGTGGAAAAGGAGTAGCTACTGCACTACTGAACTATTTTTTTGAGCATTTACCATATCGCGACTTCCACCTTGAAGTGGTAGATACGAATACCAACGCGATACGCCTCTATCAAAAGCACGGATTTACGATTGTGAAGTCGAAGAAGCAACGACTTTTTCGGAAACAAGCTGGCTTTAATGAGACATACACGATGAAGAAGATGCTGCTAACCAAATAA
- a CDS encoding response regulator, with product MLFYLVDDDDAVRLMLTEIIEDENLGEVVGEASDGSLVDGHTLTARNVDILLIDLFMPNRDGIETIRQVKPTFTGKIVMISQAETKDLIAQAYALGSEYYIIKPVNKIEVVTILQKVIEKIRLERSIRDIHKSLNAVMQVDQQPSGQLRPSQGKPLREAGQFLLTELGIAGDNGSNDLLDILDFLHGYEQTHTFKNGFPALKEIFVAVAQDRLGVAVDDPQIAKVVKASEQRVRRAIYQSLNHLASLGLADLSNWKFENYASQFFDFTYVWKKMAELKSNAASPSSDIRINMKKFIQVLYGEAKRIQSEA from the coding sequence ATGCTGTTTTATTTAGTAGATGACGATGATGCTGTTCGCCTCATGTTGACGGAAATCATAGAAGACGAGAATCTGGGCGAAGTCGTTGGGGAAGCATCTGACGGCTCGTTGGTAGACGGTCATACGTTAACCGCACGCAACGTAGATATTTTGCTGATCGATTTGTTCATGCCCAACCGGGATGGGATTGAGACGATTCGCCAAGTGAAGCCGACATTCACAGGAAAGATCGTCATGATTTCTCAGGCAGAAACGAAAGATTTAATCGCCCAAGCTTACGCCCTTGGAAGCGAATACTACATTATCAAGCCTGTAAATAAGATTGAAGTCGTTACGATCCTCCAAAAAGTGATCGAGAAAATTCGCCTCGAGCGTTCGATACGGGACATTCACAAATCGCTGAATGCCGTCATGCAAGTGGACCAGCAGCCTTCCGGACAACTTCGTCCGTCACAGGGCAAACCACTTCGCGAGGCGGGGCAGTTCCTGTTAACGGAATTGGGTATCGCGGGAGACAATGGAAGCAACGATTTGCTTGATATTTTGGACTTCTTGCATGGATACGAGCAAACGCATACGTTTAAAAATGGATTTCCTGCCCTGAAAGAGATCTTTGTGGCAGTAGCACAGGACAGGCTCGGAGTAGCTGTGGACGATCCACAAATCGCCAAGGTTGTCAAAGCTTCTGAGCAGAGAGTCCGCCGAGCGATCTATCAGTCGCTGAATCATTTGGCGTCTCTTGGGCTTGCGGACCTTTCGAATTGGAAGTTCGAGAATTACGCTTCGCAGTTTTTTGATTTTACGTATGTGTGGAAGAAGATGGCGGAGTTAAAGAGCAATGCCGCATCGCCGAGTTCGGATATTCGGATCAATATGAAAAAGTTCATTCAAGTGCTGTATGGAGAGGCGAAGCGCATTCAGTCAGAAGCATGA
- a CDS encoding ATP-binding protein has protein sequence MLITVPLAGELKFYPVNETFRISFGAPTFFFFLLLFQRIPSVFAGFLTGITVVCFRIVIDLIAGNHTAWEASLQAHYSSFFFYFTYSVLFYLTGMRRFHNRTILVGLMGMVIEVLADLIEVLSQHVLLDTVLTWGAVQEMLVIALSHSFIVISFLNMMKLYEAQSREQQTRKQNEHILMLISTLYEESIHLKKTLQNAESISMKSFELYQGLQELHKKQVATKVESFAKKALIVAGEVHEIKKDNQRIFAGLHKLISDESITDYMDIHQLVDIIKRSNMKYATLLEKDIQITASITGTHPLYHVFMMLSLINNLVANAVEAIQQTGAISIEIDRIGDLVEIRINDDGPGVPPRRKALLFKPGFTTKYDQTGNPSTGIGLSYVQQLVEQWQGEISLQDGVDGKGTTFLMRLPIDPITKKE, from the coding sequence ATGCTTATTACGGTCCCTTTGGCAGGGGAGTTGAAATTTTATCCCGTCAATGAGACGTTTCGAATTAGCTTTGGAGCTCCTACCTTTTTCTTCTTTTTATTACTGTTCCAAAGAATTCCATCTGTTTTCGCTGGCTTTTTAACGGGGATTACAGTCGTATGCTTTCGGATTGTGATTGACCTCATCGCCGGGAATCATACAGCATGGGAGGCTTCTCTCCAAGCGCATTATTCTAGCTTTTTCTTTTATTTCACTTATTCTGTTCTGTTTTATTTAACCGGAATGCGTCGTTTTCACAACAGGACGATTTTGGTTGGATTGATGGGAATGGTCATCGAGGTATTGGCTGATCTCATTGAGGTTCTCTCGCAACATGTCCTGCTGGATACCGTCCTCACATGGGGAGCAGTGCAAGAGATGCTCGTCATCGCTCTTTCCCACAGCTTTATCGTGATTAGTTTTCTCAACATGATGAAGCTGTACGAAGCACAGTCGCGAGAGCAACAGACAAGAAAACAGAACGAACACATCCTTATGCTGATTTCCACCTTGTATGAGGAGTCGATTCATCTGAAAAAAACACTGCAAAATGCCGAGAGTATTAGTATGAAGTCATTCGAGCTATACCAGGGCTTACAGGAGCTTCATAAGAAACAGGTGGCTACAAAGGTAGAGAGCTTTGCCAAGAAAGCATTGATTGTCGCAGGCGAGGTTCACGAGATTAAAAAGGATAACCAACGCATTTTTGCAGGACTTCACAAGCTGATATCCGATGAAAGCATCACGGATTACATGGATATCCATCAGCTCGTGGACATTATCAAACGAAGCAATATGAAGTATGCAACTTTGTTGGAGAAGGATATACAAATCACAGCTTCCATTACGGGGACACATCCGCTCTACCATGTATTCATGATGCTTTCCCTGATCAATAATCTGGTGGCAAATGCTGTAGAAGCCATCCAGCAAACAGGAGCCATTTCCATCGAAATTGATCGGATAGGCGATCTTGTGGAAATCAGAATCAACGATGACGGACCGGGAGTACCTCCACGGCGAAAGGCTTTGCTGTTCAAGCCTGGCTTTACTACGAAATACGATCAAACCGGCAACCCCTCTACAGGGATCGGACTGTCTTATGTACAACAATTGGTGGAACAATGGCAAGGGGAAATTTCCTTACAGGATGGAGTAGATGGCAAGGGGACAACATTTCTCATGCGACTACCAATTGATCCGATAACGAAGAAAGAGTGA